The Luteitalea sp. genome has a window encoding:
- a CDS encoding dihydroorotate dehydrogenase electron transfer subunit has protein sequence MRRVRMARSQSDTDAPRQIRGYTHSGMILDIDAEVLANTRLSADYNILSLSAPDIAQRTEPGQFVMVRPTRDFTPLLRRPFSIFEVLRDQSGAPVGISLLNKRAGVGTRLLSDLERGARVSCLGPLGRPFEPVDPPAAAFMVAGGVGLAPFATLCEALIARGTRTTLFYGARRHTELFHTEWFAARGVTLALATEDGSRGDLGLVTQPLRHQLASFASSDRVAIYACGPTPMMRAVWKLAADFGRDVQVSLEPVMGCGMGGCYSCVVPVRNEEGRSHFVRACLAGPVFNASRVVWEELLR, from the coding sequence ATGCGCAGGGTTCGCATGGCTCGATCACAGAGTGACACAGATGCTCCTCGTCAGATCCGTGGATATACTCACAGCGGGATGATTCTCGACATCGACGCTGAGGTGCTGGCCAATACGAGGCTTTCCGCCGACTACAACATCCTCTCCCTGTCTGCTCCGGACATCGCGCAGCGAACCGAGCCAGGCCAATTCGTCATGGTGAGGCCCACCCGCGATTTCACGCCGCTTCTGCGTCGCCCGTTCTCGATCTTCGAGGTTCTGCGCGATCAATCGGGCGCGCCAGTTGGCATCTCACTCCTCAACAAGCGTGCAGGCGTCGGAACACGTCTGCTGTCGGACCTCGAGCGAGGCGCGCGTGTCTCCTGCCTTGGTCCTCTCGGCCGCCCGTTCGAGCCTGTCGACCCGCCCGCCGCAGCATTCATGGTGGCGGGCGGCGTTGGTCTGGCACCGTTTGCCACGCTCTGCGAGGCCCTGATCGCCCGCGGGACCCGTACCACGTTGTTCTACGGCGCCCGGCGCCACACCGAGCTGTTTCACACGGAGTGGTTTGCCGCTCGCGGGGTGACCCTCGCGCTCGCCACGGAAGATGGGAGCCGCGGCGACCTTGGTCTCGTGACCCAGCCGCTCAGGCACCAACTTGCCTCATTTGCCTCGTCGGACCGCGTTGCGATCTATGCGTGCGGCCCGACGCCAATGATGCGTGCCGTGTGGAAGCTTGCCGCGGACTTCGGCCGCGACGTGCAAGTCTCGCTCGAGCCGGTCATGGGCTGCGGCATGGGCGGGTGCTACAGCTGCGTGGTTCCGGTGCGCAACGAGGAAGGCCGCAGTCACTTCGTCCGCGCCTGCCTCGCCGGTCCCGTCTTCAACGCGAGCCGCGTGGTGTGGGAGGAGCTGTTACGATAA